The following coding sequences lie in one Montipora foliosa isolate CH-2021 chromosome 11, ASM3666993v2, whole genome shotgun sequence genomic window:
- the LOC137977195 gene encoding protein SDA1 homolog, with the protein MHSCQFCQRAFRRKFNRDRHETVSCPKRFDDEETMDSFSDEEGRLGRRAEKYYEDDDQEDNLNEDGDEAEDDEVGDDDNEDDDQDEDDGGEETDDGDTESGTENEKVDPWDKLREEIISDLNSAWEGQVQENLRQGLPKDDAQVQAASHLLPVYREKLRHLYLQYVRWYHDLKTDPVHKKVMQTIRSSKDDDDMDYTEAVEAAISKRKYLLNSLFDLEHFPKDTELTEDNDFSYEARKRKYCESWYT; encoded by the coding sequence ATGCATTCTTGTCAATTCTGTCAGAGAGCATTTAGGCGCAAGTTCAACAGAGATCGACACGAGACAGTGAGTTGCCCAAAACGATTTGATGACGAAGAAACAATGGACAGCTTTTCAGATGAGGAAGGGCGTTTAGGACGAAGAGCTGAAAAATATTACGAGGACGATGACCAAGAGGATAATTTAAATGAAGATGGAGATGAAGCCGAGGACGACGAGGTtggtgatgatgacaatgaGGATGATGACCAGGACGAAGACGATGGTGGGGAAGAAACTGACGATGGCGATACAGAGAGTGGCACAGAAAATGAGAAAGTTGATCCATGGGATAAACTACGAGAAGAAATTATCAGTGACCTAAACTCAGCTTGGGAAGGACAGGTGCAAGAAAATTTACGTCAGGGTTTGCCAAAGGATGATGCTCAGGTTCAAGCTGCTAGCCATCTGCTTCCTGTTTACCGCGAAAAGCTACGGCACTTATATTTGCAATATGTAAGGTGGTACCACGACCTCAAAACTGATCCAGTGCACAAGAAGGTTATGCAAACAATACGTAGTTCTAAGGACGACGATGACATGGATTATACAGAGGCTGTAGAAGCTGCTATAAGTAAGCGGAAGTACCTGCTGAACAGTCTGTTTGACCTAGAACATTTTCCTAAAGACACGGAATTGACTGAAGATAACGACTTTTCTTATGAAGCAAGGAAGAGAAAGTATTGCGAAAGTTGGTACACTTAA